A genomic stretch from Vibrio coralliilyticus includes:
- the ihfA gene encoding integration host factor subunit alpha has translation MALTKADLAENLFEKLGYSKRDAKETVEAFFEEIRKALESGEQVKLSGFGNFDLREKNERPGRNPKTGEDIPISARRVVTFRPGQKLKARVENAKVED, from the coding sequence ATGGCGCTCACAAAGGCCGATTTGGCAGAAAACCTGTTTGAGAAGCTCGGATACAGTAAACGGGATGCCAAGGAAACGGTTGAGGCGTTTTTCGAAGAAATTCGTAAGGCACTAGAGAGTGGCGAACAGGTAAAACTGTCTGGATTTGGTAACTTTGATCTCCGAGAAAAAAATGAACGTCCAGGTCGAAACCCAAAGACGGGTGAAGACATTCCAATCAGTGCTCGTCGCGTTGTCACCTTCCGCCCGGGGCAAAAACTAAAAGCCCGTGTAGAAAATGCCAAGGTAGAAGACTAA